In Mesorhizobium sp., one DNA window encodes the following:
- a CDS encoding 4-(cytidine 5'-diphospho)-2-C-methyl-D-erythritol kinase, translating to MDEQTVVLAPAKINLALHVTGRRADGYHLLDSLVAFTRFGDRVTMSPSVEDRFELTGPFAAGLPADDSNLAVRALKAMRAEFGRHEPVSISLEKNLPVASGVGGGSSDAAAVMRGLASLWRLPADPRRLARVGLGLGADVPMCLAAKPLLARGIGDEITPVDGFPSLGIVLVNPGVAVSTAAVFAALASRDNGPLPPLPAHLDFHTLCNWLETTRNDLEAPARAIAPAINGALAALKKAGAHFVRMSGSGATCFGLFESGNLAKRAASEIRKRKPDWFVAATRNTSRDDTP from the coding sequence ATGGATGAGCAGACGGTCGTCCTCGCGCCGGCGAAGATCAATCTCGCGCTGCATGTGACCGGCCGACGGGCGGACGGCTATCATCTCCTCGACAGCCTCGTCGCCTTCACCCGCTTCGGCGACCGCGTGACGATGTCTCCCTCGGTCGAGGATCGTTTCGAGCTGACCGGCCCTTTTGCCGCCGGGCTTCCGGCGGACGACAGCAATCTCGCTGTGCGCGCGCTGAAGGCCATGCGCGCCGAATTCGGCCGCCACGAGCCGGTCTCGATCAGCCTTGAAAAGAACCTGCCCGTCGCCTCCGGCGTCGGCGGCGGATCGAGCGACGCGGCGGCGGTGATGCGCGGCCTGGCGAGCCTCTGGCGCCTCCCGGCCGATCCTAGGCGCCTGGCGCGGGTCGGCCTCGGGCTCGGCGCCGACGTGCCAATGTGCCTCGCCGCCAAGCCTCTGCTCGCCCGCGGAATCGGCGACGAGATCACGCCCGTCGACGGCTTTCCGAGCCTCGGCATCGTGCTGGTCAATCCGGGCGTCGCCGTGTCGACCGCGGCCGTCTTTGCGGCTCTTGCCAGCCGCGACAACGGACCCCTGCCGCCGCTGCCCGCGCATCTCGATTTCCACACGCTCTGCAACTGGCTGGAGACCACGCGCAACGACCTGGAGGCCCCTGCGCGCGCGATTGCGCCCGCCATCAACGGCGCGCTGGCCGCGCTGAAGAAGGCCGGCGCGCATTTCGTGCGCATGTCCGGCTCCGGCGCGACCTGTTTCGGCCTGTTCGAGAGCGGCAATCTCGCCAAGCGCGCCGCAAGCGAAATCCGCAAGCGCAAGCCGGACTGGTTCGTCGCCGCGACCCGCAACACCTCCCGGGACGACACCCCATGA
- the moaB gene encoding molybdenum cofactor biosynthesis protein B yields MSRIDETRPFIPVGIAVLTVSDTRTLADDKSGQTLADRIAEAGHVLVDRAIVTDDRALIADKVLSWSKDERIDVVITTGGTGFTGRDVTPEALEPLFEKRMDGFSEVFHRISYDKIGTSTIQSRATGGVVNATFVFVLPGSPGACKDAWDGIIKPQLDYRHMPCNFVEIMPRLDEHLRRGGR; encoded by the coding sequence ATGAGCCGCATCGACGAGACCCGCCCCTTCATCCCGGTCGGCATCGCCGTGCTGACGGTATCGGACACGCGCACGCTGGCCGACGACAAGTCCGGCCAGACGCTCGCCGACCGCATCGCCGAGGCCGGCCACGTCCTCGTCGACCGGGCGATCGTCACCGACGACAGGGCGCTGATCGCCGACAAGGTACTGTCGTGGTCGAAGGACGAACGCATCGACGTGGTCATCACCACCGGCGGTACCGGCTTCACCGGCCGCGACGTCACGCCGGAAGCGCTGGAACCGCTCTTCGAGAAGCGCATGGACGGCTTTTCCGAAGTCTTCCACCGCATCTCCTACGACAAGATCGGCACGTCGACCATCCAGTCGCGGGCCACCGGCGGCGTCGTCAACGCCACCTTCGTCTTCGTCCTGCCCGGCTCCCCCGGCGCCTGCAAGGACGCCTGGGACGGCATCATCAAGCCGCAGCTCGACTACCGCCACATGCCCTGCAACTTCGTGGAAATCATGCCGCGGCTGGACGAGCATCTCAGGCGGGGCGGGAGGTAA
- a CDS encoding GIY-YIG nuclease family protein, whose protein sequence is MNPYGRMAAEKGAGACVAEVGFDFPMPGHVYIMASRKHGTLYTGVTSDLYRRVQEHREGDIAGFTQRYDVKHLVWHRFYHDIEDAIADEKRIKRWRRKWKLELIEAQNPEWMDLFEEISR, encoded by the coding sequence ATGAACCCTTATGGCCGGATGGCGGCGGAGAAGGGTGCCGGTGCCTGTGTCGCGGAAGTGGGATTTGATTTTCCCATGCCCGGGCACGTCTACATCATGGCTTCGCGGAAGCACGGCACGCTCTACACCGGCGTGACCTCGGACCTCTATCGCCGGGTCCAGGAACACCGGGAGGGCGATATCGCGGGTTTCACGCAGCGGTACGACGTGAAGCATCTGGTCTGGCACCGCTTCTATCACGACATCGAGGATGCCATCGCCGACGAGAAGCGCATCAAGCGCTGGCGCAGGAAGTGGAAACTCGAATTGATCGAGGCGCAGAATCCGGAGTGGATGGATCTTTTCGAGGAGATATCGCGGTAG
- a CDS encoding glycosyl transferase family 2, whose protein sequence is MLTVLIETHNDEEGLARTLGSLVAGSVEGVVREVVVHDRGSTDHTALVADHAGCTLVADGDLPARLRHARGDWLLVLEPGSRLTEGWTEAVMLHITSITMPARFTRSPIGRPRFLARFFSTRRPFADGLLISKRQALGLLKGASDLAPVARVSTKRIAAEIIPSPKR, encoded by the coding sequence ATGCTCACGGTGCTGATCGAGACGCACAATGACGAGGAGGGACTCGCGCGCACGCTGGGTTCGCTGGTGGCGGGCTCGGTGGAAGGCGTGGTGCGCGAGGTAGTGGTCCACGACCGCGGCTCGACCGATCATACGGCCCTGGTGGCGGACCATGCGGGGTGCACGCTCGTCGCAGACGGCGACCTCCCGGCGCGTCTGCGCCACGCACGCGGCGATTGGCTGCTGGTTCTGGAACCCGGTTCACGCCTGACGGAGGGCTGGACCGAGGCGGTGATGCTTCATATCACCAGCATCACCATGCCGGCGCGATTCACCCGCTCCCCCATCGGCCGGCCGCGCTTCCTGGCGCGCTTCTTTTCGACCCGGCGTCCCTTTGCGGACGGCCTGCTGATTTCGAAGCGCCAGGCGCTCGGTCTGCTGAAAGGGGCATCCGACCTGGCCCCGGTCGCGCGCGTCTCGACCAAGCGGATCGCCGCCGAGATCATCCCCTCGCCGAAAAGGTAG
- a CDS encoding PA0069 family radical SAM protein, translating to MEQIRSADLAAFTEGRAAMANAIIDQSGMRVGDERRRGRASGINPSGRYESLSRHVFDDGWNSLEEMPAFKTEVQVEKPRAIITRNESPDISFDRSINPYRGCEHGCVYCFARPTHAYMGLSAGLDFETRLFAKPDAARLLEKELSKDGYQPKTIAIGTNTDPYQPIEKTWRIMREILEVLEAFNHPVGIVTKSALVMRDADILGRMAEKGLAKVALSVTTLDAKLSRTMEPRAATPSRRLETLRTLSDAGIPVSAMVAPVVPGLTDHEIERILESVAHAGAKEAGYIILRLPLEVSPVFKEWLLRHYPDRYRHVMALIRSMRDGKDYDSEWGKRMKGTGPYAWQIGRRFEITARRLGLNTEKRVLRTDLFKAPNAPAEQLMLL from the coding sequence ATGGAACAAATCCGCAGCGCCGATCTTGCAGCCTTCACGGAGGGAAGGGCTGCGATGGCCAATGCCATCATCGACCAGAGCGGGATGCGGGTCGGCGACGAGCGCCGCCGCGGCCGCGCGTCGGGCATTAACCCGTCGGGCCGCTACGAGTCTCTGTCGCGTCACGTCTTCGACGACGGCTGGAACTCGCTCGAGGAGATGCCGGCGTTCAAGACCGAAGTGCAGGTGGAGAAGCCGCGCGCCATCATCACCCGCAACGAGTCGCCCGACATTTCCTTCGACCGCTCGATCAACCCCTATCGCGGCTGCGAGCATGGCTGCGTCTACTGCTTCGCGCGTCCCACCCACGCCTATATGGGTCTGTCCGCCGGGCTCGACTTCGAGACGAGACTGTTCGCCAAGCCGGATGCGGCGCGCCTGCTCGAAAAGGAGTTGTCGAAGGACGGCTACCAGCCGAAGACGATCGCCATCGGCACCAACACCGACCCCTACCAGCCGATCGAGAAGACATGGCGCATCATGCGCGAGATCCTCGAAGTGCTGGAGGCGTTCAACCATCCGGTCGGCATCGTGACGAAATCGGCGCTGGTGATGCGCGACGCCGACATCCTCGGCCGGATGGCGGAAAAGGGTCTCGCCAAGGTGGCGCTGTCGGTCACCACGCTCGACGCGAAGCTGTCTAGGACGATGGAGCCGCGCGCGGCCACGCCGTCGCGCCGGCTGGAGACGCTGCGTACCCTGTCCGACGCCGGCATTCCCGTTTCGGCGATGGTTGCGCCTGTCGTGCCCGGGCTGACCGACCACGAGATCGAGCGGATCCTCGAGTCGGTCGCGCATGCAGGCGCCAAGGAGGCTGGCTACATCATCCTGCGCCTGCCGCTGGAGGTGAGCCCGGTGTTCAAGGAATGGCTGCTGCGCCACTATCCCGACCGCTACCGGCATGTGATGGCGCTGATCCGCTCGATGCGCGACGGCAAGGACTACGATTCCGAATGGGGCAAACGCATGAAGGGCACCGGCCCCTATGCCTGGCAGATCGGCCGCCGCTTCGAGATAACGGCCCGGCGGCTCGGCCTCAACACCGAGAAGCGGGTGCTTCGCACCGACCTGTTCAAGGCACCCAACGCCCCGGCGGAGCAATTGATGCTGCTGTAG
- a CDS encoding ribonuclease HII yields MARPRSDSPLLFDIPVKPDFSVEQRSRRRGIWPVAGTDEAGRGPLAGPVVAAAVILDPKAIPDGLDDSKRMTFEARESVYLSIIGSAISVGVASVCAVSIDRSDIRKASLEAMRRAVAALSLQPLLVLADGRDIPPGLACEGRALVKGDQRSQSIAAASIVAKVTRDRMLAHCGTIHPAYGFERHAGYGTEAHLAGIDAHGPLPGLHRMTFSPFKAA; encoded by the coding sequence ATGGCTCGCCCGCGTTCCGATTCTCCGCTTCTTTTCGACATCCCGGTGAAGCCCGACTTCAGCGTGGAGCAGCGCTCGCGCCGGCGCGGCATCTGGCCGGTGGCAGGCACCGACGAGGCGGGGCGGGGCCCGCTCGCCGGGCCGGTGGTCGCAGCGGCCGTCATCCTCGACCCGAAGGCCATTCCCGACGGTCTCGACGATTCCAAGCGGATGACGTTCGAGGCGCGCGAGAGCGTCTACCTTTCCATCATCGGCTCGGCGATCTCGGTCGGCGTCGCCTCGGTCTGTGCCGTCTCGATCGATCGCAGCGACATCCGCAAGGCGAGCCTCGAGGCGATGCGCCGCGCGGTTGCGGCGCTATCCCTTCAGCCGCTGCTCGTCCTTGCCGACGGCCGCGATATTCCGCCCGGCCTCGCCTGCGAGGGCCGCGCCCTGGTCAAGGGCGACCAGCGCTCGCAGTCGATCGCCGCCGCCTCGATCGTCGCCAAGGTGACGCGCGACAGGATGCTCGCCCATTGCGGAACGATCCACCCCGCCTACGGCTTCGAACGCCATGCCGGCTACGGCACGGAAGCCCACCTCGCCGGCATCGACGCGCATGGCCCCCTGCCCGGCCTGCACAGGATGACGTTCTCGCCGTTCAAGGCAGCGTAG
- a CDS encoding F0F1 ATP synthase subunit B, which translates to MDATFWATVALVIFLAIVVYLKVPGMIAGQLDKRADKIRDELEEARKLREEAQQLLAEYQRKRKESEAEAASIVDAAKREAKILAADAKAKTEEYVARRTAFAEQKIAQAERDAIAEVRGRAVDIAVEAARAVLADKVDAKAAGQLFQASVEAVKTKLN; encoded by the coding sequence ATGGACGCCACATTCTGGGCCACAGTCGCTCTCGTCATCTTCCTGGCGATCGTCGTCTACCTCAAGGTGCCCGGCATGATCGCCGGCCAGCTCGACAAGCGGGCCGACAAGATCCGCGACGAGCTTGAGGAGGCGCGCAAGCTGCGCGAGGAAGCGCAGCAGCTGCTCGCCGAATACCAGCGCAAGCGCAAGGAATCGGAAGCGGAGGCCGCCAGCATCGTCGATGCCGCCAAGCGCGAGGCGAAGATTCTCGCCGCCGACGCCAAGGCCAAGACCGAGGAATACGTCGCCCGCCGCACCGCCTTTGCCGAGCAGAAGATCGCCCAGGCCGAGCGCGACGCGATCGCCGAGGTGCGCGGCCGCGCCGTCGACATCGCCGTCGAAGCGGCCCGCGCGGTGCTCGCCGACAAGGTCGACGCCAAGGCCGCCGGACAGCTCTTCCAGGCCTCCGTCGAGGCGGTGAAGACCAAGCTGAACTGA
- a CDS encoding F0F1 ATP synthase subunit B, which produces MFVTPGYAQETAPASGDAHGAATPGAAEAGAHTEAAADAHGKAGFPPFEPTYFPSQLLWLAITFGLFYVFLKKVVLPRIGSILEVRRDRIAHDLDTAARLKEDADAAIAAYEQELADARAKSNRIANEARDAAKAEADAERKQVETALNARLADAETRIASVRASAMKDVGAIAEETATAIVQALVGSADKSAVAAAVKSVRE; this is translated from the coding sequence ATGTTCGTGACACCTGGCTATGCGCAGGAGACCGCTCCCGCTTCGGGCGATGCCCATGGCGCGGCGACCCCGGGCGCGGCGGAAGCGGGCGCCCACACCGAGGCGGCCGCGGATGCGCACGGCAAGGCCGGCTTCCCGCCGTTCGAGCCGACCTATTTCCCCTCGCAATTGCTCTGGCTGGCGATCACCTTCGGCCTGTTCTACGTCTTCCTCAAGAAGGTCGTGCTGCCGCGCATCGGCAGCATCCTCGAGGTGCGCCGCGACCGGATCGCCCATGATCTGGACACCGCCGCCCGCCTGAAGGAGGACGCGGACGCCGCGATCGCCGCCTACGAGCAGGAACTGGCCGACGCGCGGGCGAAATCCAACCGGATCGCCAACGAGGCTCGCGACGCGGCGAAGGCGGAAGCCGACGCCGAGCGCAAGCAGGTCGAGACCGCGCTCAACGCGAGGCTCGCCGACGCCGAGACCCGCATCGCCTCGGTTCGCGCCTCGGCGATGAAGGATGTCGGCGCCATCGCCGAGGAGACGGCAACCGCGATCGTCCAGGCGCTCGTCGGCTCCGCCGACAAGTCCGCGGTTGCTGCCGCCGTCAAGTCGGTCCGCGAGTAG
- a CDS encoding F0F1 ATP synthase subunit C encodes MEAEAARYIGAGIACLGMGGAGIGLGHIFGNYLAGALRNPSAADGQFGRLIFGFAVTEALGIFSLLVALLALFG; translated from the coding sequence ATGGAAGCAGAAGCGGCTCGCTACATCGGCGCTGGCATCGCGTGCCTTGGCATGGGCGGCGCGGGCATCGGCCTCGGCCACATCTTCGGCAATTACCTGGCGGGCGCGCTGCGCAACCCGTCGGCCGCCGACGGCCAGTTCGGCCGCCTGATCTTCGGCTTCGCCGTGACGGAAGCGCTGGGCATCTTCTCGCTGCTCGTCGCGCTGCTCGCGCTGTTCGGCTGA
- a CDS encoding F0F1 ATP synthase subunit A: MANDPIHQFVINEIVPIDIAGMNFSFTNSSLFMVATAVGAAAFLYLTTSSRGLIPSRLQSISEMSYEFIANMLRDAAGTHGMKFFPLVFSLFMFVLVANLFGMFPYFFTVTSHIIVTFALAMLVILTVVVYGFYKHGFGFLKLFVPHGVPGILVPLVVAIEVISFLSRPISLSVRLFANMLAGHITLKVFAGFVTSLSAMGAVGIAGSVLPLAMTVALTGLEFLVAFLQAYVFAVLTCMYLNDAIHPGH, encoded by the coding sequence GTGGCAAACGATCCCATCCACCAGTTCGTTATCAACGAGATCGTGCCGATCGACATCGCCGGCATGAACTTCTCGTTCACAAATTCCTCGCTGTTCATGGTCGCGACCGCGGTCGGCGCGGCGGCCTTCCTCTATCTGACGACGTCGAGCCGCGGCCTGATCCCGAGCCGCCTTCAGTCGATCTCGGAAATGTCCTACGAATTCATCGCCAACATGCTGCGCGACGCCGCCGGCACGCATGGCATGAAGTTCTTCCCCCTGGTGTTCTCGCTGTTCATGTTCGTGCTGGTGGCCAACCTGTTCGGCATGTTCCCCTACTTCTTCACCGTCACCAGCCACATCATCGTCACCTTCGCGCTGGCGATGCTGGTGATCCTGACCGTCGTGGTCTACGGCTTCTACAAGCACGGCTTCGGCTTCCTGAAACTGTTCGTGCCGCACGGCGTGCCGGGAATCCTCGTGCCGCTGGTCGTGGCGATCGAGGTGATCTCGTTCCTGTCGCGTCCGATCAGCCTCTCCGTCCGTCTCTTCGCCAACATGCTGGCCGGCCACATCACGCTGAAGGTCTTCGCCGGCTTCGTGACGTCGCTGTCGGCCATGGGCGCGGTCGGCATCGCCGGCTCCGTGCTGCCGCTCGCCATGACCGTGGCGCTGACCGGCCTCGAATTCCTCGTCGCGTTCCTGCAGGCCTACGTCTTCGCGGTCTTGACCTGCATGTATCTCAACGACGCCATCCATCCGGGACACTAG
- a CDS encoding AtpZ/AtpI family protein, translated as MAGPNRPGETGGSGPGLPPAGQRGDDLDKRRRDLEAAIAARRPEKKPDGPASRSGGMAGMGYALRLSSEFIAGVVVGAAIGWFVDKMAGSSPWGLIVFLFLGFGAGVLNVLRSAGLVAEHKIRTPDGDGSKKE; from the coding sequence GTGGCCGGACCGAATAGGCCAGGCGAAACCGGTGGCTCCGGACCTGGACTTCCACCCGCGGGGCAGCGCGGAGACGATCTCGACAAGCGAAGACGCGACCTCGAGGCGGCGATCGCCGCGAGGCGGCCGGAAAAGAAACCGGACGGTCCCGCGTCACGTAGCGGCGGCATGGCCGGAATGGGCTATGCGCTGCGCCTTTCCAGCGAGTTCATCGCCGGGGTGGTGGTCGGTGCGGCGATCGGCTGGTTCGTCGACAAGATGGCGGGAAGCTCTCCGTGGGGGCTGATCGTCTTCCTGTTTCTCGGCTTCGGCGCCGGGGTGTTGAATGTGCTGCGCTCGGCCGGTCTGGTGGCCGAGCACAAGATCCGGACGCCGGACGGCGACGGGTCGAAAAAGGAATAG
- a CDS encoding cell wall hydrolase has product MRRSPLAGNRNLTSPFIVGLALWLGFPTIAAKQDMTSLIAGGDAGGARWAAFVERAVAGSVHQGEMKFTDSMPTGSIAGAGVHTAALGAVAFRGKTEVSDTPDEARVQRAGKQGRILKIAPVAPPKAFNAGSVFERQSWLQPALDGAEAMAFVKPEIKGKEIEIASAFYVREEKRRDPGVPAMLASLVNNDKADILATAYAPAEPDYARASPFASLLKEEDPNAGRFIPPLAPGDHAWMKEPLPAHVFTSAEQKCLATAIYFESRGEGLRGQAAVAQVVLNRVRNPTYPNTICGVVYQNSHWRNRCQFSFACDGIKDRVLSPSHFKTAEEIAMAVTAGKIFIEEVGSSTHYYAQYVSPRWARSMEKMKKIGLHIFYRTYGGGWS; this is encoded by the coding sequence GTGCGTCGTTCGCCGCTCGCCGGCAATCGCAACCTGACTTCCCCCTTCATCGTCGGTCTCGCCCTGTGGCTCGGCTTCCCGACCATCGCGGCCAAACAGGACATGACCAGCCTGATCGCCGGCGGCGATGCGGGCGGCGCGCGCTGGGCCGCCTTCGTCGAGCGGGCCGTGGCCGGCTCGGTCCACCAGGGCGAGATGAAGTTCACCGATTCGATGCCGACCGGGTCGATCGCCGGGGCGGGCGTTCACACCGCCGCGCTCGGTGCCGTGGCCTTCCGCGGCAAGACGGAGGTGAGCGACACCCCCGACGAGGCGCGGGTCCAGCGTGCCGGCAAGCAGGGCCGCATCCTCAAGATCGCGCCGGTCGCCCCGCCGAAGGCGTTCAACGCCGGCTCGGTGTTCGAGCGCCAGAGCTGGCTGCAACCGGCATTGGACGGCGCGGAGGCGATGGCCTTCGTCAAGCCCGAGATCAAGGGCAAGGAGATCGAGATCGCCAGCGCTTTCTATGTACGCGAGGAGAAGAGGAGGGACCCCGGCGTGCCGGCGATGCTCGCCTCGCTGGTCAACAACGACAAGGCCGACATCCTGGCCACCGCCTATGCGCCCGCCGAACCCGACTATGCCCGCGCCTCGCCCTTCGCCAGCCTGCTGAAGGAAGAGGATCCGAACGCCGGCCGCTTCATTCCGCCACTGGCGCCAGGCGACCATGCCTGGATGAAGGAGCCGCTGCCGGCCCACGTCTTCACCTCGGCCGAGCAGAAATGCCTGGCCACCGCGATCTATTTCGAGTCCCGCGGCGAAGGCCTGCGCGGCCAGGCGGCGGTCGCCCAGGTCGTGCTCAACCGCGTGCGCAACCCGACCTATCCGAACACGATCTGCGGCGTGGTCTACCAGAATTCGCACTGGCGCAACCGCTGCCAGTTCTCTTTCGCCTGCGACGGCATCAAAGACCGCGTGCTCAGCCCCTCCCACTTCAAGACCGCCGAGGAGATCGCCATGGCGGTCACTGCCGGCAAGATCTTCATCGAGGAGGTCGGATCCTCGACGCACTACTACGCGCAATATGTCAGCCCGCGCTGGGCGCGCTCGATGGAGAAGATGAAGAAGATCGGCCTGCACATCTTCTACCGCACCTATGGCGGCGGGTGGAGCTGA
- the der gene encoding ribosome biogenesis GTPase Der, which translates to MSYAVAIVGRPNVGKSTLFNRLVGKRLALVDDTPGVTRDRRRHEAKLYDLYFDVIDTAGLETADKASLAGRMTAGTEKALKEADLVFFVIDSKAGITPDDRTFADVARRSGKPVILVANKAEARGAEGGMLEGWELGLGEPVPISAEHGLGMPDLRDAVIAAIGEKRAFGEDEEEAEDDVFEQAPLIGEDIADPDAEDIPPYDPTKPMRIAVIGRPNAGKSTLINALIGEERLLTGPEAGITRDSISVEWEYAGRRLKLFDTAGMRRKAKVQEKLEVLSVQDGLRAIRFAEVVIIVLDATIPFEKQDLQLADLIVREGRAPVIAFNKWDLIDTPQQTLAELREKTERLLPQVRGIQAVPVSAETGRGLDKLMQAVMSTHETWNMRISTGRLNRWLEGILAHHPPPAIAGRRLKIKYITQAKTRPPGFVLSVTRSDAFPQSYLRYLINGLRETFGIRGVPVRMVLRETENPFAGRAKKKS; encoded by the coding sequence ATGAGCTATGCCGTCGCAATTGTCGGCCGTCCCAATGTCGGCAAGTCGACGCTGTTCAACCGCCTCGTCGGCAAAAGACTCGCGCTGGTCGACGACACGCCGGGCGTGACGCGCGACCGCCGCCGCCACGAGGCGAAGCTCTACGATCTCTATTTCGACGTCATCGACACGGCCGGGCTCGAGACCGCCGACAAGGCCTCCCTTGCCGGACGGATGACCGCCGGCACCGAGAAGGCGCTCAAGGAGGCCGACCTCGTCTTCTTCGTCATCGATTCGAAGGCGGGGATCACGCCCGACGACCGCACCTTCGCAGACGTGGCCCGCCGCTCCGGCAAGCCGGTGATCCTCGTCGCCAACAAGGCCGAGGCGCGCGGTGCCGAAGGCGGCATGCTCGAGGGCTGGGAACTCGGCCTCGGCGAGCCGGTGCCGATTTCGGCCGAGCATGGACTGGGCATGCCCGACCTGCGCGACGCGGTGATCGCCGCGATCGGGGAGAAGCGCGCCTTCGGCGAGGACGAGGAGGAGGCGGAGGACGATGTCTTCGAGCAGGCGCCGCTGATCGGCGAGGACATCGCCGATCCCGACGCCGAGGACATCCCGCCCTACGATCCGACCAAGCCGATGCGCATCGCCGTCATCGGCCGGCCGAACGCCGGCAAGTCGACGCTGATCAACGCGCTGATCGGCGAGGAGCGGCTGCTCACCGGCCCCGAAGCGGGCATCACCCGCGATTCGATCTCGGTCGAATGGGAATATGCCGGGCGCCGGCTCAAGCTGTTCGACACCGCCGGCATGCGCCGCAAGGCCAAGGTGCAGGAGAAGCTCGAAGTGCTGTCGGTGCAGGACGGGCTTCGCGCCATCCGCTTCGCCGAGGTCGTGATCATCGTCTTGGATGCGACGATCCCGTTCGAGAAGCAGGACCTGCAGCTCGCCGACCTGATCGTGCGCGAGGGCAGGGCGCCCGTGATCGCCTTCAACAAGTGGGACCTGATCGACACGCCTCAGCAGACGCTGGCCGAATTGCGCGAGAAGACCGAGCGGCTCCTTCCCCAGGTGCGCGGCATCCAGGCGGTGCCGGTGTCGGCCGAGACGGGCCGCGGGCTGGACAAGCTGATGCAGGCGGTGATGTCCACCCACGAGACCTGGAACATGCGCATTTCGACCGGCCGCCTTAACCGTTGGCTGGAGGGCATATTGGCGCACCATCCGCCGCCGGCCATCGCCGGACGGCGTCTGAAGATCAAATACATCACGCAGGCCAAGACCCGTCCGCCCGGATTCGTCCTCTCCGTGACCCGCTCCGACGCTTTCCCGCAATCCTATTTGCGCTATCTGATCAACGGCTTGCGGGAGACGTTCGGGATCCGCGGCGTGCCCGTGCGCATGGTGCTGCGCGAGACCGAGAACCCGTTCGCGGGCCGGGCGAAGAAGAAAAGCTGA